ATCCTCAAAATCTCCAGTGACCTCCAAGCTGCTCTCCCAAAGCCGAGGCCTCCATTGAACACAGTGTGACAAACACCAGGAGGTGCTCCCTGTCCTCGGTCACATGACTCCACCTTCCAAGCACCCCAGGCCACTGGGAGCACCCCTCTGGTGTCAGCCCAGTTTACGCCACCAGACTGGACAGCTGCCCTCGGGGAAGCGTGGTTAATTTTCATCACTCCATCCTTCGCAGCCTGTTTTCTCACCTGCCATGGAATGAGGCAAAAGACGAATAACGTCTATATCCAGTGGAGCTCAGAGATGACACTTGCTGGGCCTCAGGCCACCCTGGAGCGAAACAACCTGGGCTGAACCCAGGGCGTTGCTCAGTGCCCTTCCATCCCAGGTTTTCAGAAATGAAGCACACGAAATCCTCTCTCCACAGGCCTCGCAGGCACAGGCCCTGACTTGCCACCCCAGGGCGCTGACACTGGCTGACACTCTGAACTTAGGCCCAGCGCTCGCCCAGCTCAACCTCCCCGGGCATTTTCCTGTGGCACCTGTGCTGGGCAGTGAGGACAAGCCCACCCGCACCCATGTGCTGTGCCccgagggctgtgtgtgtgtggcagcaaAGGGCCCGGACCTAcctccacctccccagtctcattCTCCTTTAGCACAAAGCTGAGGACATCAGTGTCGGGCCCGGCGAGTAAGCGCAGGTAGAGGGGGCAGTCAGCGACGGAGAGTTTCTGGAAAAGCACTGTGAACAAGAGAGGGGGCTGGGAGCTCATctggagagaggggcaggggcccTGGACAGGTGGGGCAGGACTGGACACGCAGGGGGGTGTGGTTACAACTGGACAGGGTCGTCCTCAACCTAAGGGAAGGCCTGACACGAATAAATAGGGGAAAGCCTTTTATCTCTGGTGCCTGCTCAGAGTTTGAAGCATGTTTCCATTCACGTCATCCCTCAGAAGATTAGGAGCAGTAGGGTGGATTCTCTCTCATTCCACAGATTAGGAAGTGGGGGCCCCGGGTGTGGCCTTCCTGAAGTCACATATGGAGCGAGGGGCACAGTAAGTGGCATACGCTCCATGTTCAGCTCTGGGTCTGAGAGCTGATGCCACACAATGGCTTCACTGAGGTGCCTGGAGAgggccctcccccaacccccgagGCCTGGTGGGTTAGTGGGGTCACAGACAGGGTTGGTAGGtggttttgggggtggggggaatcacACTCTCATACCTTGCCCATCTTTGTGTATCCGCTTAAAAAGTGCAAACTTCTGGGGATTGTCCACAACCATGAACTTCTTGAGCAGCCCCTGGATGACCTCACTGACTGTGGTGGTGCTGCTGATATGTAGCTGCTTGATGGCATCGAGCGGCAGGTAGAAGGACGTCCGCTTGTCCGTGGTGGCCGCCAGGTTCACCTCCTTGATGGCGTCATAGATGGACTGGGGCCGGATGCCGGCAGGCACCGTCACCGGCCGCCGAAGTTTCAAGTGCACTTTGATGAAACCCGTGTAGGTGCCATCTTCACTCTGCCAGTGGGGGGAGGTCGTATGGGGTTAGGACAGGTCTGTCGTGCATGATGTCATCGGCCACTCGGGCCACTGCCCCAGGTCACATGGGCTGCTTTCCGAATAGCAGTGCCACCCTGGGCAGCCTCCTGTCTCCCtgacttcccttctccctctgttgGCCGAGGGATGACCAAGAAGGCCCCCAGTATCTAGATACCAGAGAGGATACTGGGTCCACTGTGGCTTTCCCTCCAGAGAGACTCAGACTGCCTGCCCCAACTCTGCCTCCAGACAGGTGCTGATTGTCTTAGATGAGTCCCGACTCTAAGAGGCAGGGTCTGGAGTGGCCTCCTTCCAAAAACCCACAGCCTGCAAGACTTAACCAGGCCCATCTGTGGCTGGATTTTCTGGGCATCTGGCCCCAAAGAGCCAGTTGCTGCCAGCCACCACCAGGAGGCAGGGTTCTCctacctgctcctctcctccccactgaaATGGCCTCACTGAACCTGGCACAGAGCATGAGCCCCAGCCCCCCAGCTCTGCCCAATCTATGGAAGCTTCCCCAGACACAGGCTATACCTGTGCGACAACCACAAGGGGCTATAAATGCCCCTCGTCCAGGGCTTCCTGGGGGCCAAGCAATGCTGGGCCGTTGGTCACTGTACATCATTTGGTTCCCAAAATGGCCCTAATATCTCCATTTTACCGTGAAACTCAGAGAAGTTAGGAAAGTTCCccgggcctggccagttggctcagcggtagagcatcggcccggcgtgtggaagtccca
The DNA window shown above is from Saccopteryx bilineata isolate mSacBil1 chromosome 2, mSacBil1_pri_phased_curated, whole genome shotgun sequence and carries:
- the RASSF5 gene encoding ras association domain-containing protein 5 isoform X2, producing the protein MTVDSSMSSGYCSLEEELEDCFFTAKTTFFRNVASKHPSKNVCKPSEETQHPPTLQEIKQKIASYNSREKNCLGMKLSEDGTYTGFIKVHLKLRRPVTVPAGIRPQSIYDAIKEVNLAATTDKRTSFYLPLDAIKQLHISSTTTVSEVIQGLLKKFMVVDNPQKFALFKRIHKDGQVLFQKLSVADCPLYLRLLAGPDTDVLSFVLKENETGEVEWDAFSIPELQNFLTILEKEEQDKIQQVQKKYNKFRQKLQEALRESQGKPG